The window CAGCAAACCCCTATACTAGATGCTCGTCTGAAGGATGGTTCCAGGGTCAATGCTACCTTACCTCCTGTTTCTGCCGATGGACCCACACTCACCATTAGGAAGTTTAGAAAAGATCCTCTCACCATAGTGGATTTAATAAACTTTAAAACAATGTCATCTCATTTAGCAAGTTTTATGTGGGTTTGTATTGATGGTCTTGGTGTAAAACCATGTAACGCCATTATTGCGGGGGGTACTGGTTCTGGTAAAACCACCACCATGAATACTATTGGAGCATTTGTACCTCCTAAAGAGCGAATTATAACCATTGAGGATACTTTGGAACTTCAACTTCCTCACTCTCATGTTTTACGTATGGAAACACGACCGCCTAACATTGAAGGAAAAGGGGAACTCACCATGGATACCTTGGTCAAAAATTCACTACGTCAAAGGCCTGACAGAGTGATTGTAGGTGAAGTTCGTGGAGCAGAGGCCATAACACTATTTACAGCCCTAAACACAGGACACTCTGGAATGGGAACACTTCACTCTAACACTGCCCGAGAAACTATAACACGTTTGATAAATTCTCCTATGAATGTGCCAAACATAATGATTCCCGCGTTAGACTTCATTATAATGCAAAACAGGATGTACCGTGCAGAAGGTGGATCAATCCGGAGAATTACTGAAGTTGCTGAAGTTGTAGGGATGGAAGAAGGTAATGTGCAGCTTAACCGTGTATTTGAGTGGAATAATGCCACAGATAAGGTAGAATATGTGGGTATATCCAGTAAAACCCTTCGTGAAATCGCAGACATGCGCGGAATTAACGTAACTGAGCTTGAAGAGGAAATTGAAAAAAGAAGGCTGGTTTTGGAGTATCTTGCTGATAATAATATTCGTTCTATTGATGAAGTTGGGCGATGTATCAACAGTTACTATAGGGATCCTGATGAGATGCTGGAAAGAATTCTCTAGATGGCAGTGGTGCTGTTTAATGATTTACTAAAGATATAGAAAAGATTAGATAGTAAGACACTGAAAAATAGTAGTATACTATATTTAATAGGGGAAAACATAGACAGTAAAATACATTGAAAAGAAAAATAATCATAATGATGTATATAGAAAAAATAGGGTGAGATCAATGGTCTTTGGTGGTATTAAGAAGATCTTCAATCGTATCGGTGATTTAACAGTAAATTCCAGTGAAAAAGTTGGTGAAGGTATTCAAAAAGTAAGTGAGGGAGTTCAAACACCGGTAAATAAGATTAAAAATATTGAAAGACCTAAAATAACTCTTCCTTCCAGAAGAAAAGAAAGGGAAATTAAGGAACCCGATTTAGCTGCATTAAGAGATGCTAAATCAGTTTCTACGGATCAAAAGTCTCGTAAAGTCATTAAAAAGATGGGAATGGAAAAAGATGAAATCGAAATTTTCCGTGAACTTATAGACCAGAAATACGACCGAAAAGCAAAAACAGATGAGGATGAATCTGCAAAGGCTGCTGTTCGGAAAGCTTCCCTAGAAGAACTTCTTAAGGAAGAAGAAAAACAAGGACTGGAACCTCGGCTGATCATGGTCATGGGAGTACTCGGATTTGTAGTTATATTCACTGTTGTCGTTTTGTTAGGATTCGGTGTTGAAATTGGTCTTGTTTTCGGTATTCTCATTCTTTTGATGACAATGTTCATTGTTTATTTGCCCAAAATCAAGATGGGTGGTCGTTCTACGTCTGCTTCAAAAGAGATACCTTATGCTTTACGACAAATGGCCACTGAATTAAGGGCGGGGGTAGGATTACATGACAGTATGCGCTCT is drawn from Methanobacterium sp. and contains these coding sequences:
- a CDS encoding CpaF family protein codes for the protein MIEEGLVPRYNVSVPHFTEKETLIFNEVREKLVEVAVSQGEEFNIDGEQFIGEVKQFLRGRGVRDVEKLATQISQVMLGYGKLDPMIKDDDLEEIMVIGTGSNVFVYHRKIGMMVTNVVFDTDDDVRAIIDVIARQVNRRIDQQTPILDARLKDGSRVNATLPPVSADGPTLTIRKFRKDPLTIVDLINFKTMSSHLASFMWVCIDGLGVKPCNAIIAGGTGSGKTTTMNTIGAFVPPKERIITIEDTLELQLPHSHVLRMETRPPNIEGKGELTMDTLVKNSLRQRPDRVIVGEVRGAEAITLFTALNTGHSGMGTLHSNTARETITRLINSPMNVPNIMIPALDFIIMQNRMYRAEGGSIRRITEVAEVVGMEEGNVQLNRVFEWNNATDKVEYVGISSKTLREIADMRGINVTELEEEIEKRRLVLEYLADNNIRSIDEVGRCINSYYRDPDEMLERIL
- a CDS encoding type II secretion system F family protein; this translates as MVFGGIKKIFNRIGDLTVNSSEKVGEGIQKVSEGVQTPVNKIKNIERPKITLPSRRKEREIKEPDLAALRDAKSVSTDQKSRKVIKKMGMEKDEIEIFRELIDQKYDRKAKTDEDESAKAAVRKASLEELLKEEEKQGLEPRLIMVMGVLGFVVIFTVVVLLGFGVEIGLVFGILILLMTMFIVYLPKIKMGGRSTSASKEIPYALRQMATELRAGVGLHDSMRSVATSGYGPLSEEFARALEEIKYGETTEKALVDMSERVDSEGLTRAIHQITRTLSSGGDLAKTLSVIADDTAYEMRMKIKDYAQKLNSFTMIYMFVAILGPVIFMVMLIAATTVMGALLPPVLLLIMYLFLFPAIVAFMAFMIKRLEPKV